The following proteins are co-located in the Penaeus monodon isolate SGIC_2016 chromosome 35, NSTDA_Pmon_1, whole genome shotgun sequence genome:
- the LOC119594943 gene encoding mRNA-capping enzyme-like, with protein sequence MSGGGSGGRGGPGPIPPRWLLCPRKSNTLIGDKFLAFKTPLSSRFDDQVPPEHRFSPAMLFASMKSYKVKIGLWIDLTNTSRFYNESEIKQEGARYLKINCRGHGECPSVDQVNTFVDICDRFIRKNPLEIIAVHCTHGFNRTGFLISSYFIMKNDWAIDYAISAFAKARHPGIYKADYLCELYSRSGDDPNDAPPAPELPDWCHEDSFVDDDDESIGGGGGGGGGRGKKREKNKKNPTFMEGVSGVYPITVQPKLSEIQRRIQQLCNWSGTGFPGCQPVSMDQENLSFLRDKPYKVSWKADGTRYMMLISGRKEVYLADRDNSIFQAPEVEFRQKFDLMVHMSDTLVDGEMVIDTNPKTGEKIPRYLIYDAVQIQGRDIINDTFQMRYERIMTDIICPRNAAIEKGLLNKQKEPFSVRRKDFWDANEHYTQKLLSESFQSKLCHEPDGLVFQPECDPYIPGRCDLVLKWKPASHNSVDFKLKIVKKGGLGLLPTTEGDLYVGGLDAPFATIKPTKGLKEYNNKIIECKYENNKWVFMRERTDKSFPNSYTTAMAVCNSISNPVTEDDLLKFIHAQGYKKADKELMPPPPAKRPRMM encoded by the exons atgtCAGGAGGAGGCAGTGGGGGCAGAGGAGGGCCAGGGCCCATCCCACCCCGATGGCTCCTCTGCCCGCGCAAGAGTAACACTCTCATAGGCGACAAATTCCTGGCATTCAAGACCCCGCTCAGCTCAAGGTTCGATGACCAGGTGCCGCCGGAACACAGGTTCTCCCCAGCTATGCTCTTTGCCTCAATGAAGAGCTACAAG GTGAAGATAGGCCTATGGATTGACCTAACAAACACTTCAAGATTTTATAATGAGTCTGAGATCAAGCAAGAAGGAGCTCGCTATCTGAAAATCAACTGCCGAGGGCATGGAGAGTGTCCCAGTGTAGACCAGGTCAACACTTTTGTTGACATTTGTGACAGGTTCATCAGGAAAAACCCCCTAGAGATAATAG CTGTTCACTGCACCCATGGTTTCAACAGAACAGGTTTTCTGATAAGCTCTTACTTTATTATGAAAAATGACTGGGCTATCGATTATGCAATCAGTGCATTTGCAAAAGCCAG ACATCCAGGCATATACAAAGCAGACTACCTGTGTGAACTTTATTCTCGCTCAGGTGACGACCCTAATGATGCCCCACCTGCCCCAGAATTACCTGACTGGTGCCATG AAGACAGttttgtagatgatgatgatgaaagcataggagggggaggcggtggaggaggtggaagagggaagaagagagaaaaaaataagaaaaaccccACCTTCATGGAGGGAGTTTCTGGTGTTTATCCTATCACAGTTCAGCCAAAGCTGTCTGAAATACAGAGGCGGATACAGCAGTTATGTAATTGGAGTGG AACTGGGTTCCCCGGATGTCAGCCTGTCAGCATGGACCAAGAAAACCTTAGTTTCTTGCGAGACAAGCCCTATAAAGTGTCTTGGAAGGCGGACGGGACGAGATACATGATGCTCATAA gtgggaggaaggaagtcTATTTAGCAGATCGCGACAACAGCATTTTCCAGGCACCTGAAGTGGAGTTTCGACAGAAGTTTGACCTGATGGTACACATGTCGGACACGCTAGTTGATGGG GAAATGGTCATAGACACAAATCCCAAGACAGGCGAAAAAATTCCACGATATCTCATCTACGATGCGGTCCAAATTCAAGGACGGGACATCATTAACGACACTTTCCAAATGAGATATGAACGGATTATG ACGGACATCATCTGCCCGAGAAATGCTGCCATAGAAAAGGGTCTCCTAAACAAACAGAAGGAACCGTTCAGTGTGCGGAGAAAGGACTTCTGGGATGCCAACGAGCACTATACCCAGAAGCTCCTGAGCGAATCATTCCAGTCCAAGTTGTGCCACGAACCCGATGGTTTGGTATTCCAGCCAGAGTGTGAT CCTTACATACCTGGAAGATGTGATCTAGTCCTGAAATGGAAACCTGCAAGCCACAATTCTGTTGACTTCAAGTTAAAAATTGTCAAGAAAGGTGGTTTAGG GTTATTGCCAACAACAGAAGGAGATCTGTATGTAGGGGGGCTGGACGCTCCCTTTGCAACGATAAAGCCAACCAAGGGCTTGAAGGAGTACAATAACAAGATCATTgaatgtaaatatgaaaataacaagtGGGTCTTCATGAGAGAGCGGACTGACAAATCGTTCCCCAATAGCTACACTACTGCCATGG CTGTTTGCAACAGTATTAGCAACCCAGTTACCGAGGACGACCTCCTCAAATTCATCCACGCACAAGGCTACAAGAAAGCAGACAAGGAGTTGATGCCACCTCCCCCAGCCAAGAGACCAAGAATGATGTAA